Proteins encoded together in one Halalkaliarchaeum sp. AArc-CO window:
- a CDS encoding RNA-guided pseudouridylation complex pseudouridine synthase subunit Cbf5 → MHDEDATADETRAGDGILRSPPEQRSLPELLRFGVVNLDKPPGPSAHQVAAWVRDLADDAVGDLTTAADDVGDGRAGRISEAAHAGTLDPKVTGCLPVLTGEATRLAQAFLEGGKEYVAVLELHRPAPADLEGIVASFEAPLYQKPPRKSAVARRLRVREVYELEVLETRERRALLRIRCESGTYIRKLCHDLGLALGTGAHMGDLRRTATTPFDDASLITLHDLVDALEWAKEGHTEQLRTVVQPAERAISHLPTVTIAESAAREVANGAPVYAPGVISADEEIYAALDAGPDDAPLVACFTPEGTAVCLGRPVGDPDAEQGTVVDLERVLV, encoded by the coding sequence ATGCACGACGAGGACGCCACCGCCGACGAAACGAGAGCCGGAGACGGGATCCTCCGGTCGCCACCGGAACAACGGAGCCTTCCGGAGCTGCTCCGGTTCGGCGTCGTCAACCTGGATAAACCACCCGGGCCGTCGGCCCACCAGGTCGCCGCCTGGGTTCGGGATCTCGCCGACGACGCGGTCGGCGACCTGACGACGGCTGCCGACGATGTCGGCGACGGAAGAGCAGGCAGGATCTCGGAGGCCGCACACGCCGGCACTCTCGATCCGAAAGTGACCGGCTGTCTCCCGGTGTTGACCGGCGAGGCAACCCGCCTCGCGCAGGCGTTCCTCGAGGGAGGAAAAGAGTACGTCGCCGTGCTGGAACTCCACCGGCCGGCGCCGGCGGACCTCGAAGGAATCGTCGCCTCCTTCGAGGCGCCGCTGTACCAGAAACCCCCGCGGAAAAGCGCCGTCGCCCGCCGCCTGCGTGTTCGAGAAGTGTACGAACTGGAAGTACTCGAAACTCGAGAACGCCGTGCCCTCCTCCGGATCCGGTGTGAGTCGGGGACGTACATTCGGAAGCTGTGTCACGACCTCGGGCTCGCGCTGGGCACCGGCGCGCACATGGGCGACCTCCGCCGGACCGCAACCACCCCGTTCGACGACGCCTCACTGATCACCCTCCACGACCTCGTGGACGCACTGGAGTGGGCAAAAGAGGGTCACACAGAACAGCTCCGAACCGTCGTTCAGCCGGCCGAACGAGCGATCTCGCATCTCCCGACCGTGACGATCGCCGAATCCGCCGCCAGGGAGGTCGCCAACGGCGCACCGGTGTACGCACCGGGGGTGATCTCCGCGGACGAGGAGATATACGCGGCCCTGGACGCCGGTCCCGACGACGCACCTCTCGTGGCGTGTTTCACGCCGGAAGGGACCGCAGTGTGTCTCGGCCGTCCTGTCGGCGACCCCGACGCGGAGCAGGGAACAGTCGTCGATCTCGAGCGCGTGCTCGTGTGA
- a CDS encoding NAD-binding protein, with the protein MEWTREWLSVRAAVLLTFLVGVLSIVVGLVHIATGGVEGPLVEYVPPIVRQTVGFTGTITGFVMLLGAFALARGYRLGWYATIVLLPVTAAQGLLQTSPFAYPLVVLSALAVPALVYNRRRFRRPFTPSPTQLAAATALVTALLYGTLGSYALRDEFEGIVTITDAFYYTVVTASTVGYGDVHATTEISRLFSLSVLILNVSAFAVALGVLLTPAIEAQLSKALGRMTETQFELLEDHVLVLGYGELTEPILEELADADDIEFVVVTPEENRTRQLSARDISVLTADPSDEEPLQQVRIGTARAVLVATNNDAEDALAILTARQLNPEVRIVAAATQRENVDKLRRAGADEVLSPAAIGGHLLVESALGTDDTERLVADILGDSVEPDSSE; encoded by the coding sequence ATGGAGTGGACCCGCGAGTGGCTGTCGGTGCGTGCGGCAGTACTGCTCACGTTCCTCGTGGGGGTGCTGTCGATCGTCGTTGGGCTCGTTCACATCGCTACCGGCGGTGTCGAGGGCCCGCTCGTGGAGTACGTGCCCCCGATCGTCCGACAGACGGTCGGCTTTACCGGCACCATTACCGGCTTCGTGATGCTGCTGGGAGCGTTTGCCCTCGCCCGCGGCTACCGGCTCGGCTGGTACGCGACGATCGTGTTGCTCCCGGTGACGGCCGCCCAGGGACTGTTACAGACGTCGCCGTTCGCCTATCCACTTGTTGTACTGTCAGCGCTTGCTGTCCCTGCACTCGTGTACAACCGCCGTCGGTTCAGACGGCCGTTTACTCCCTCGCCAACCCAGCTTGCGGCGGCGACGGCGCTCGTGACGGCGCTTCTGTACGGCACACTGGGCTCGTATGCGTTGCGCGACGAGTTCGAGGGAATCGTCACTATCACCGACGCGTTCTACTACACGGTCGTCACCGCGAGCACCGTCGGCTATGGCGACGTCCACGCGACGACGGAAATCAGCCGGCTGTTCAGCCTCTCTGTGTTGATCTTGAACGTTTCGGCGTTTGCAGTCGCCCTCGGTGTCCTGCTTACGCCCGCCATCGAAGCGCAACTCTCGAAAGCACTTGGAAGAATGACAGAAACACAGTTCGAACTCCTGGAAGATCACGTCCTCGTGCTCGGATACGGGGAACTGACGGAACCGATACTCGAAGAACTCGCCGACGCGGACGACATCGAGTTCGTCGTCGTTACGCCCGAAGAGAACCGCACCCGGCAACTCTCCGCACGGGATATCTCGGTGTTGACCGCGGATCCGAGCGACGAGGAGCCGCTACAGCAGGTACGGATCGGGACCGCCAGGGCTGTGTTGGTGGCGACGAACAACGACGCCGAGGACGCGCTCGCGATCCTCACCGCCCGGCAGCTCAACCCAGAGGTGCGGATCGTCGCTGCGGCGACACAGCGGGAGAACGTCGACAAACTCCGCCGGGCCGGCGCGGACGAGGTGTTGAGCCCCGCCGCAATCGGCGGTCATCTCCTCGTGGAGTCGGCGCTCGGCACCGACGACACGGAACGACTGGTCGCCGATATTCTCGGTGACTCTGTCGAACCGGACAGTTCTGAATAG
- a CDS encoding nucleoside phosphorylase, producing the protein MAKQPHLLVEEGDVTDLAIIPGDPGRVDRIARQCENVEEISQNREYKVVNATYEGRPVTICSTGIGCPSAAIALEELSRVGVETFLRCGTTGALQEGIEIGDMVVATGAAKEEGTSKRYESAVYPAVPDYDALTALVDAAEANDEDVHVGPIVSDDAFYNESDDFVDDWENAGLLAIEMEAAAVFSLARRKGLAAGAICTVDGNLVEGTQKGATDGEELPEKAKDNVERAIRLTLEAATEL; encoded by the coding sequence ATGGCCAAACAGCCGCACCTGCTCGTCGAGGAGGGCGACGTAACCGACCTCGCCATCATTCCCGGCGATCCGGGGCGCGTCGATCGGATCGCAAGACAGTGTGAAAACGTCGAAGAGATCTCACAGAATCGGGAGTACAAGGTCGTCAACGCCACCTACGAGGGCCGTCCGGTGACGATCTGTTCGACCGGGATCGGCTGTCCCTCCGCCGCCATCGCCCTCGAGGAACTCTCCAGGGTCGGCGTCGAGACGTTCCTCCGGTGTGGCACCACGGGCGCCCTCCAGGAGGGCATCGAAATCGGCGACATGGTGGTCGCCACCGGCGCCGCCAAGGAGGAGGGCACCAGCAAGCGCTACGAGTCGGCGGTGTATCCGGCAGTACCCGATTACGACGCGCTCACGGCGCTGGTCGACGCGGCGGAGGCGAACGACGAAGACGTCCACGTCGGGCCGATCGTCTCCGACGACGCCTTCTACAACGAGTCCGACGACTTCGTCGACGATTGGGAGAACGCCGGCCTGCTCGCGATCGAGATGGAAGCGGCGGCAGTGTTCTCTCTCGCCCGCAGGAAGGGACTCGCTGCGGGCGCGATCTGCACCGTCGACGGCAACCTCGTCGAGGGGACTCAAAAGGGAGCGACTGACGGCGAGGAGCTCCCCGAAAAGGCCAAGGACAACGTCGAACGTGCGATCCGGCTCACGCTCGAGGCCGCGACCGAGTTGTGA
- the cmk gene encoding (d)CMP kinase: MLLTVSGPPGSGKSTTAAALADAFDLEHVSGGDIFREMAAERGMTPVEFNEHAEDDDTIDRELDRRLRSIAIERDDVLLESRLAGWLAGEHADLKVWLDAPLSVRAERIADREEKAVDLARQETARREKSEAKRYAEYYNIDIHDLTIYDIAYNTARWSPEGVLGMLTTAIDSYDPDSDEGKAPVENVVYDF; this comes from the coding sequence ATGTTACTGACCGTCTCCGGTCCGCCGGGCAGCGGCAAGAGCACGACCGCCGCCGCCCTGGCGGACGCGTTCGACCTCGAACACGTCTCCGGAGGGGACATCTTCCGGGAGATGGCCGCCGAACGGGGGATGACTCCCGTGGAGTTCAACGAACACGCCGAGGACGACGATACGATCGACAGGGAGCTGGACCGCCGACTCAGATCGATCGCGATCGAACGGGACGACGTCCTGCTGGAGTCGCGGCTCGCCGGCTGGCTCGCCGGCGAACACGCCGACCTGAAGGTGTGGCTCGATGCACCCCTGTCGGTTCGGGCCGAGCGGATCGCCGACCGCGAGGAGAAAGCCGTCGATCTCGCCCGGCAGGAGACCGCCCGCAGGGAAAAAAGCGAGGCGAAACGCTACGCAGAGTATTACAACATCGACATCCACGACCTCACCATCTACGACATCGCGTACAACACCGCGCGGTGGAGCCCGGAGGGGGTTCTGGGCATGTTGACGACGGCCATCGACTCGTACGATCCAGACAGCGACGAGGGGAAGGCCCCGGTCGAGAACGTCGTCTACGACTTTTGA